A genomic segment from Salvelinus alpinus chromosome 8, SLU_Salpinus.1, whole genome shotgun sequence encodes:
- the LOC139583090 gene encoding forkhead box protein A2-like, translated as MLSAVKMEGHEHSDWSAYYGEPECYTSVGNMTQHTGLGMNSMSSYMSMPGMTSTSNMSGSPMNMSYVNTGVNHSMAAMSPGSGAMHSMGAGMAGMSTALNPNMSPINTQSPSMNALTSYNNMSVMSPMYGQSNIRSRDPKTYRRSYTHAKPPYSYISLITMALQQSTTKMLTLNELYQWIQDLFPFYRQNQQRWQNSIRHSLSFNDCFLKVPRSPDKPGKGSFWTLHPDSGNMFENGCYLRRQKRFRCEKDLGRETGKKNSEGGSNSSPESCNGNESPHPTPSVKDVKRTVSNPKPRQQVMSPAEHALSPIPQTHHLLSQHHSVLVHEAHLKPEHHYSFNHPFSINNLMSSEQQHHHKMDLKTYEQMMQYGYGSPMTGPLSMGSMSTKTGLDVASTPTDTSYYQGVYSRPIMNSS; from the exons ATGCTAAGCGCTGTTAAAATGGAAGGACACGAACATTCAGACTGGAGCGCTTACTACGGAGAGCCCGAG TGCTATACCTCAGTTGGAAACATGACACAACACACCGGGCTGGGAATGAACTCGATGAGCAGCTATATGAGCATGCCTGGAATGACTTCAACCAGCAACATGTCAGGCAGCCCCATGAACATGTCATACGTCAACACGGGTGTGAACCACTCCATGGCCGCGATGTCACCGGGCTCCGGAGCCATGCACAGTATGGGAGCAGGGATGGCGGGCATGAGCACGGCGCTGAACCCGAACATGAGCCCCATAAACACCCAGTCTCCATCGATGAATGCCCTGACCTCCTATAATAATATGAGCGTTATGAGCCCCATGTATGGACAGTCCAACATAAGGTCAAGGGACCCCAAAACATACAGGAGAAGCTATACGCACGCCAAGCCCCCATATTCCTACATTTCTCTCATCACCATGGCTTTACAGCAGTCTACCACAAAGATGCTGACGTTGAATGAGCTATACCAGTGGATCCAGGACCTCTTCCCCTTCTACAGACAGAACCAGCAGCGCTGGCAAAACTCTATCCGCCACTCTCTATCCTTCAACGACTGCTTCCTCAAAGTGCCCAGGTCCCCGGATAAGCCGGGCAAAGGATCTTTCTGGACCCTTCACCCGGACTCAGGGAATATGTTTGAGAACGGCTGCTATCTCCGGAGGCAAAAGCGGTTCAGGTGCGAGAAAGACCTCGGCAGGGAGACCGGGAAGAAAAATTCCGAGGGCGGCTCTAACAGCAGCCCAGAGAGCTGTAACGGTAACGAATCACCTCACCCCACCCCGTCGGTAAAAGACGTCAAGCGTACAGTATCTAACCCGAAACCCCGGCAGCAGGTAATGAGCCCCGCGGAGCACGCGCTCTCTCCTATCCCGCAGACTCACCATCTTCTGTCTCAGCATCACTCGGTGCTCGTGCACGAAGCGCACCTGAAGCCGGAGCACCACTATTCATTCAATCACCCCTTCTCCATCAACAATCTAATGTCGTCGGAACAGCAGCATCACCACAAAATGGACCTAAAAACGTATGAACAGATGATGCAGTACGGCTATGGTTCACCAATGACAGGGCCGCTGTCCATGGGCTCAATGTCGACTAAAACGGGCTTAGATGTTGCTTCTACACCCACAGACACATCTTACTACCAAGGTGTGTATTCGAGGCCAATCATGAACTCTTCTTGA